A genomic segment from Corylus avellana chromosome ca5, CavTom2PMs-1.0 encodes:
- the LOC132181719 gene encoding protein TIC 20-IV, chloroplastic-like, which yields SADNPFSVRIPTIDEKPVWWWRILACLPYLLALQMSETAYYVQPFLERYEFLESLFYYIPGAVHRLPWWFQFAHFYVAYLGVVQSDKWPHYLRFHVAMGFLLESALLVVVQSSNLMPLIHFQGTFGLYYWAAVGFMYIVMVLECVRCALAGRYVKLPLISDSAFIHSLFRVRGYHRPI from the coding sequence TCCGCGGATAATCCCTTCAGTGTTCGCATCCCGACAATAGATGAGAAGCCAGTATGGTGGTGGAGGATTTTGGCCTGTCTTCCTTATCTTTTAGCTTTGCAGATGTCTGAGACAGCGTATTATGTCCAACCCTTCCTTGAACGCTACGAATTCCTCGAGAGTTTGTTTTATTATATCCCAGGAGCAGTTCATAGATTACCTTGGTGGTTCCAGTTTGCACATTTCTACGTTGCCTACTTAGGAGTGGTGCAGAGTGACAAATGGCCTCACTATTTACGATTCCATGTAGCCATGGGCTTTCTACTAGAATCGGCCCTGCTGGTGGTGGTGCAGTCAAGCAATCTCATGCCACTTATACACTTTCAAGGTACTTTTGGGTTATACTACTGGGCAGCTGTGGGATTCATGTATATTGTGATGGTGTTGGAGTGTGTAAGGTGTGCTCTTGCTGGTAGGTATGTTAAACTCCCTTTGATTAGTGATAGTGCATTTATCCATAGTCTTTTTAGAGTGAGGGGATACCATCGGCCTATATAG
- the LOC132183226 gene encoding probable galacturonosyltransferase 10: MRRRPVDFRRPVRRRVSNVLWWVLSGIAVLLFIFVLSKGSQIESRPEIPKRPYRHDRIMEGLNITEEMVSPDSVTRQLSDQISLAKAFVVIAKESNNLQFAWELSAQIRNSQILLSNAAIRRTPLTTRESETAIRDMALLLYQAQQLHYDSATMIMRLKAKIQALDDQMSSVSEKSSKYGQIAAEEVPKSLYCLGVRLTSEWFRNLNLQRKHKERKQIDMKLKDNNLYHFCVFSDNILATSVVVNSTALNSKNPEMVVFHLVTDEINYAATKAWFSMNDFRGVTIEVQKFEDFSWLNASYVPVLKQLQDSETQSYYFSGNSDDGRTPIKFRNPKYLSMLNHLRFYIPEVFPALEKVVFLDDDVVVQKDLSALFSIDLNSNVNGAVETCMETFHRYHKYLNYSHPLIRAHFDPDACGWAFGMNVFDLVEWRKKNVTGIYHYWQERNVDRTLWKLGTLPPGLLTFYGLTEPLDPSWHVLGLGYTNVDSQLIEKGAVLHFNGNSKPWLKIGIEKYKPLWEKYVDYSHHLLQQCNFH, from the exons ATGAGGCGGAGGCCGGTGGATTTTCGGAGGCCAGTGAGGAGGCGAGTTTCGAATGTGTTGTGGTGGGTATTGTCTGGAATAGCAGTTTTGCTCTTCATTTTTGTTCTGAGCAAAGGGAGTCAGATTGAGTCGAGGCCGGAGATACCCAAG AGACCTTACAGGCATGATAGAATTATGGAAGGTCTCAACATTACTGAAGAAATGGTAAGCCCAGACTCCGTCACCAGGCAACTTAGTGACCAAATTTCTCTTGCAAAAGCTTTTGTCGTAATTGCAAAAGAAAGCAACAACCTTCAATTTGCTTGGGAATTAAGTGCTCAGATTCGAAATTCACAGATCCTTCTCTCAAATGCTGCAATAAGGCGAACACCTCTGACAACCAGAGAATCAGAAACTGCAATCCGTGATATGGCACTTTTACTATACCAAGCTCAGCAACTCCATTATGACAGTGCAACCATGATCATGAGACTGAAAGCAAAAATTCAAGCACTGGACGATCAAATGAGTTCTGTGAGTGAAAAGAGTTCAAAATATGGGCAAATAGCTGCTGAAGAAGTTCCAAAAAGTTTATATTGCCTTGGTGTTCGGTTAACGAGTGAGTGGTTCAGAAACTTAAACTTACAGCGGAAGCATAAGGAAAGAAAGCAAATAGACATGAAACTGAAGGATAACAATCTTTATCATTTCTGTGTCTTCTCAGACAACATCCTTGCAACTTCAGTTGTGGTCAATTCAACTGCTTTAAATTCCAAAAATCCAGAGATGGTTGTGTTCCATCTTGTCACTGATGAAATAAATTATGCTGCAACGAAGGCTTGGTTTTCCATGAATGATTTTCGAGGAGTGACTATTGAGGTTCAAAAGTTTGAAGACTTTAGTTGGCTAAATGCTTCTTATGTTCCTGTTCTTAAGCAGCTCCAAGACTCTGAAACTCAGAGCTATTATTTTTCTGGCAATAGCGATGATGGCCGGACCCCAATCAAGTTTCGAAACCCAAAGTATTTATCCATGCTTAACCACCTAAGGTTTTATATCCCAGAAGTTTTTCCTGCACTGGAGAAGGTGGTATTTCTTGATGATGATGTTGTGGTTCAAAAGGATCTCTCTGCACTTTTCTCCATTGATTTGAATAGCAACGTCAACGGAGCCGTTGAGACATGCATGGAGACATTTCATAGATACCATAAGTACTTGAACTACTCTCACCCTCTTATAAGAGCACACTTTGATCCCGATGCATGCGGATGGGCCTTTGGGATGAATGTTTTTGATCTGGTTGAGTGGAGGAAAAAGAATGTAACCGGTATCTACCACTACTGGCAGGAACGGAATGTTGACCGGACATTGTGGAAGCTCGGTACGCTGCCGCCTGGACTGCTGACATTCTATGGATTGACGGAGCCTTTGGATCCCTCTTGGCATGTTTTGGGGTTGGGATACACCAATGTTGACTCTCAGTTGATAGAGAAGGGTGCTGTGCTGCACTTCAATGGAAACTCTAAGCCATGGTTGAAGATTGGGATCGAAAAATACAAGCCCCTTTGGGAGAAATATGTTGATTATTCTCATCATCTATTGCAACAGTGcaattttcattga
- the LOC132183186 gene encoding probable galacturonosyltransferase 10, whose protein sequence is MRRRPVDFRRPVRRRVSNVLWWVLSGIAVLLFIFVLSKGSQIESRPEIPKRPYRHDRIMEGLNITEEMVSPDSVTRQLSDQISLAKAFVVIAKESNNLQFAWELSAQIRNSQILLSNAAIRRTPLTTRESETAIREMALLLYQAQQLHYDSATMIMRLKAKIQALDDQMSSVSEKSSKYGQIAAEEVPKSLYCLGVRLTSEWFRNLNLQRKHKERKQIDMKLKDNNLYHFCVFSDNILATSVVVNSTALNSKNPEMVVFHLVTDEINYAATKAWFSMNDFRGVTIEVQKFEDFSWLNASYVPVLKQLQDSETQSYYFSGNSDDGRTPIKFRNPKYLSMLNHLRFYIPEVFPALEKVVFLDDDVVVQKDLSALFSIDLNSNVNGAVETCMETFHRYHKYLNYSHPLIRAHFDPDACGWAFGMNVFDLVEWRKKNVTGIYHYWQERNVDRTLWKLGTLPPGLLTFYGLTEPLDPSWHVLGLGYTNVDSQLIEKGAVLHFNGNSKPWLKIGIEKYKPLWEKYVDYSHHLLQQCNFH, encoded by the exons ATGAGGCGGAGGCCGGTGGATTTTCGGAGGCCAGTGAGGAGGCGAGTTTCGAATGTGTTGTGGTGGGTATTGTCTGGAATAGCAGTTTTGCTCTTCATTTTTGTTCTGAGCAAAGGGAGTCAGATTGAGTCGAGGCCGGAGATACCCAAG AGACCTTACAGGCATGATAGAATTATGGAAGGTCTCAACATTACTGAAGAAATGGTGAGCCCAGACTCCGTCACCAGGCAACTTAGTGACCAAATTTCTCTTGCAAAAGCTTTTGTCGTAATTGCAAAAGAAAGCAACAACCTTCAATTTGCTTGGGAATTAAGTGCTCAGATTCGAAATTCACAGATCCTTCTCTCAAATGCTGCAATAAGGCGAACACCTCTGACAACCAGAGAATCAGAAACTGCAATCCGTGAGATGGCACTTTTACTATACCAAGCTCAGCAACTCCATTATGACAGTGCAACCATGATCATGAGACTGAAAGCAAAAATTCAAGCACTGGACGATCAAATGAGTTCTGTGAGTGAAAAGAGTTCAAAATATGGGCAAATAGCTGCTGAAGAAGTTCCAAAAAGTTTATATTGCCTTGGTGTTCGGTTAACGAGTGAGTGGTTCAGAAACTTAAACTTACAGCGGAAGCATAAGGAAAGAAAGCAAATAGACATGAAACTGAAGGATAACAATCTTTATCATTTCTGTGTCTTCTCAGACAACATCCTTGCAACTTCAGTTGTGGTCAATTCAACTGCTTTAAATTCCAAAAATCCAGAGATGGTTGTGTTCCATCTTGTCACTGATGAAATAAATTATGCTGCAACGAAGGCTTGGTTTTCCATGAATGATTTTCGAGGAGTGACTATTGAGGTTCAAAAGTTTGAAGACTTTAGTTGGCTAAATGCTTCTTATGTTCCTGTTCTTAAGCAGCTCCAAGACTCTGAAACTCAGAGCTATTATTTTTCTGGCAATAGCGATGATGGCCGGACCCCAATCAAGTTTCGAAACCCAAAGTATTTATCCATGCTTAACCACCTAAGGTTTTATATCCCAGAAGTTTTTCCTGCACTGGAGAAGGTGGTATTTCTTGATGATGATGTTGTGGTTCAAAAGGATCTCTCTGCACTTTTCTCCATTGATTTGAATAGCAACGTCAACGGAGCCGTTGAGACATGCATGGAGACATTTCATAGATACCATAAGTACTTGAACTACTCTCACCCTCTTATAAGAGCACACTTTGATCCCGATGCATGCGGATGGGCCTTTGGGATGAATGTTTTTGATCTGGTTGagtggaggaaaaaaaatgtaaccgGTATCTACCATTACTGGCAGGAACGGAATGTTGACCGGACATTGTGGAAGCTCGGTACGCTGCCGCCTGGACTGCTGACATTCTATGGATTGACGGAGCCTTTGGATCCCTCTTGGCATGTTTTGGGGTTGGGATACACCAATGTTGATTCTCAGTTGATAGAGAAGGGTGCTGTGCTGCACTTCAATGGAAACTCTAAGCCATGGTTGAAGATTGGGATCGAAAAATACAAGCCCCTTTGGGAGAAATATGTTGATTATTCTCATCATCTATTGCAACAGTGcaattttcattga